CCAGAGGTCAGGTGCTGATACCttttaagtctgactctgaatgAGAGGTTTATTCAGGGAGTGGTCTGTGTGCGGTAAACATTCCTGACACCTGTCTCACCTGTGACTGAATGGTCCTGAAATTTGAGTTTAAGAGggaggcaaacaaaaaaactctgtGGCTGTCAAACCTGTTGCTGCGCACTGATAAAACCTGCTGGATTGTGAAGAATTGCAACAAACTCCTGCCTGCAGGTGAAAGTGCTAGGTCTATTTACAGCCAGAAGGGGACTCACTCACGGCCGGGAGCAGCggaaatcatttatttttaaaatgttcataaatgaTGTTGACAATATCATTTATTGGAGGAAACCGAACTGCATTGGGTCTATGTTAAGAAAGTTTTGTATTGTAATGCCACAAAAATACTTTATtcccgtaaaaaaaaaaaacaggtatattttaatattgtgaACCGTTTCGTAAAATAATATGTTGAGGAATTTGGAATGATGATTTGAACATTACACTTTTGCATTTTTGACAAGCGTTTGTCACGTTCACCTGGCGTACGTTGTCAAATACTACATTAAAGTCAGAGTGGTTTCCAAGCGTAGACGCATTTCGCCTTCTCATATTTGTCTTCTAGTGCTGCTGGTGAACTAAAAACATTGTACTTCTGACACGAGTTACCCTTATATGCTAATAAATGGGAAGGTGAAGATGAATCCAGGCTCCTATTAGctattgaaaacatttgaacCTATCAGAGAGCGAAATTTGGCTATAACCCCTAGTAACACAAGTGATACATGTATAGCTAGTAATAGTCGTAACACTAGTGACTATACTTTATTACTTCATGCTTTAGTATTCTTAGAAATTAAGTATGGAGATGGTAaaaagcatcatgaaacagatATATGAAACTTACTAATAGCCCCACTTGTAGCACATGCAGACAAAAACTTCTACTAGTGAATGTTGTTTAGTTCAACTCGTAATACACTGTTTTACTACACTAGCAAGGTGGAGTTGCGCACTAGTCAACCAAAGTTGAGCACTAGCACTCAAAATTATAGCACTCCTAAAGTTGATATCGGCCacgttgaatttgtgatcaaacCACTTTCCATAAAGGACatcacatgcacagacacactACACATTCCAACACACAACCTTCTACACATTCCTGAGTGAAAGAATGCAGTCAGTGTGTTAGctattgtgtttgttgtttagaAAGTCCCTCAGGAAATCAAGCAACACTGGTGGAGCTAATGTTGTGTGTAAAGGTCACGCTGCAGCGCAGTTGCTGGTGTGGTTAGGTTGTAACACATGATAGCTTAGAAGATACTATTGTCACAGAGCGAGTTACAACATCACACCCAGCACAAACTCAGGGGGAGGGGACGTCTGCCAAACCCAGAGGGAGAGCACAGCAGTGGTGAGTGGAGGTGAACATGGAAGCAGCGAGTCGCTCGGAGGTGTTCGGCCAGCTCAGGAGGGAGCTGTATGGGGAGCACGGGTCCGACCGCTCCAACGTCTTCATCATCCTGGGAGCCTCAGTGAGTACACAGTCAAACAGAATCTGAGAAACGGACGGCACCACAGGAAATGTTGAGGAACAAGTCGGTTGCATTGGAGCTGAGATGGAAGCTGTTGCAGGACGTTGCTTGTCCTCCAGAAACACGTCAGCTCAGGCTGTTATCATCGTGACTGTGCAAGCTTGGAGTTTGTACTCtttggactcacacacacacacacacacacacagcactttgCACGGTCCAGTTTCACTCTCAATTCTGCTGTTGCTCTGACCACCACAGGGGGATCTGGCCCGGAAGAAGATCTACCCCACCTTATGGTGAGTCACGCGCCTCCACTGTTCCACTGGTCCCAGACTGAACCTTCCCCGCAGGCTGCTCTTCAGAGACGGTCTGCTCCCGGACCACACCTACTTTGTTGGATTTGCTCGCTCCAAGCTGAGCGTGGAGGACATCCTGCAAGCCTGTGGGCCTCATATGAAGGTGAGCGACCAGGACCAGGAGTCCCTGTCGGCCTTCACCGGGAGGAACTCCTACCTGAGCGGCAGCTACGACGACGGCCAGAGCTTCCAGCGACTCCACCAGCACCTGTCGTCTCTGCCTGGAGGAGAAAGCAGCAACCGCCTCTTCTACCTGGCGCTGCCGCCCACCGTCTACCACAGCGTCTGCACCAACATCCGGGCCCACTGCATCAGCTCTGGGTCAGCGGCCGTTCGCCCTGGCCTCCGGGGTCACAGGGGTTACTGGGGtgtaacagtgtgtgtgtgtgtgttgcagaggcTGGAACAGAGTCATCGTGGAGAAGCCATTTGGTCGAGACCTTCAGAGCTCCCAGGAGCTGTCGGTCCACCTGTCCTCCCTGTTTGCTGAGGACCAGATCTACCGCATTGACCACTACCTGGGCAAAGAGATGGTCCAGAACCTCATGGTGCTCAGGTGGATTACAGCCACGCCTGAAACAGTTGTTCAGTCACTAACATTTCACCTCCAGATTTGGGAATCGCATATTTGGGCCCACGTGGAACCGGACCAGTGTGGCCTCCGTGGTCTTGACTTTCAAGGAGCCATTCGGCACTCAGGGCCGTGGAGGATATTTCGATGACTTCGGCATCATTCGGTGGGTCAGCATCTTCACAAGGTGTAATCCTGAGACCtaaactctgttttttttctctcagtgaCGTCATGCAAAACCATCTTCTTCAGATGCTCTGCTTGGTTGCCATGGAGAAGCCGGCCTCCACCAGCCCTGATGATGTCAGAGATGAGAAGGTAACGGCGGTGGGAGCTTCGTTCTTTCGAGGTTCTGATTCACTTGGGTTTCCTGCAGGTGAAGGTGCTGAAGCGCGTCTCCCCGCTCGCCCTGTCGGACGTGGTCCTGGGTCAGTATGTAGGCGACCCTGCAGGGGAGGGTCACTCCCAGCAGGGGTACCTGGATGACCCCACGGTGCCTCCAGACTCCTGCACCCCGACGTTTGCTACCGCCGTGCTCTACGTGCAGAACGAAAGATGGGATGGTAAGATTTCAGTAGGTGTCTCTGGCATGACCTCATGAGacacaggagtcacaggtgaagacacTGAGGTGGTCGCAGGAAGACAGGCCCGAAATGAGTCCGGAGGAACGCGTGGAGAAATGAAGAGCAGAGGATGAGCTGGGGTAGAGGAGTTGCTGTAGTAAGCCGTGGTAGGAAATGACCGAAGAAGTACTGAGGAAATGGTCCAACCCTCACATGGTCGCTGTGTCACCGCCTCAGATGCTTCAGCGAGTTCAGTACGCGCTACGGTTACATGCTGATGTGGCGACATCTGGCGGCTCTGTTACTGAATTGCAGATACATAGCTGTAATCTATCAGGTTTTGTTTCACTGAACCTAACAAGAGAAGTGCTAAACATGGATATAATAATTAACGAGTTTAACGTTAACATGGGAGGCACTGTGGCACATGCAGACGTGGACTCCGGTGGTCTCTCCCACGTCCCTCTCTGCTCCAGGGGTCCCCTTCATACTGCGATGTGGGAAGGCGCTGAACGAGCGGAAGGCCGAGGTGCGCCTGCAGTTTACCGACGTGCCGGGGGATATTTTCGGGGACCGCTGTCAGAGGAATGAGCTGGTGGTGAGAGTGCAGCCAGATGAAGCCATCTACCTGAAGATGATGACCAAGAGGCCCGGCGTTTACTTCTGCCCGGAGGAGACGGAGCTGGACCTGACCTACAGGAGCAGATACAAGGTGCAGTCTGGTGCCGCGGCTCAAACTCGTGCGGCGACCGACGGCTGACTCCAGTGTCCCCCAACAGAACCTGACTCTTCCAGATGCGTATGAGCGACTGATCCTGGACGTCTTCTGTGGGAACCAAATGCATTTTGTCCGCAGGTAGGAACGGGCCCTCAATAAGCAGAGAGTTTACAGGTCTCCGCCACCAAGCCTGTTCTTATGGAGTATTagaagcagctgcttctcatATTAATCTCAGAGTGGTTGGAAAAAATTGGATTGATTTGCGCCACAGTGACGAGCTGCGCGAGGCCTGGAGGATCTTCACCCCGCTGCTGCACCAGATGGAGGCGGAGAGGACGCGTCCGATCCCCTACACGTACGGGAGGTAATGACTGTGATCCCTTACTGACTTTAGAAACCAAGAACAATCCTCTTTAATTCACAAATATCAGATTAGAACAGGCATGAGCTGATGGTAGACGTGAAACATGGAATTTAAACCGACGTCATCTCTGTCCTGTGTTCAGTCGTGGCCCCCCGGAGGCAGACGAGCTGCTGAAGAGGGTGGGATTCCGTTATGAAGGGAAATACAAGTGGGTGAAGCCCCACTCAGCATGAAGTCACTGCCCAGCCGATTCCTCTTCACCACTGTCTCTCAATCAATCAATGGTTGTGGCACTCTTCTGCTGCACCTTCTTCACTCCACCTGGGATTGATTCTTGTCCCGTTCCAATGACTGAGGACGCAGAGCCATGTCAGCACTGACCCACAGCTGGCTGCAGACCGACACTGGCCGTGACCCCCACAAACCTTTGGCTTGAATTAAATATGTTCACGATGGAACGTTGGAAAGAGTTTTATTTGAAACACAGCATCGGGTCATTTCACGAGAACCAGCCCCTGATACCATCGACGCAGTGACTGGTGTCATACAGTCGAGTCCCTGAATTCACGCGGATGCTCGGAAACCAAGAAGGAGAACCTTGTCAGACATTCATCACCATCGTGAAAGATGAAAATCGACACACTGGCCCTCACACACAGACGCGCGACAAACGGAGGCTCTTCAGAAGAGGCTTGACGTTCCTTTCACCGAATACTTCGACGTTTATTTCACACCCACGTTTGTATTTTGTTTGGACCCTTTCATACACATAATAACAATGTTTGTCAATATTATATTTCAAGTGTTGGTCATCGTCACAGTAACGCTGACGACAGTTTGGGCCATCAGATTGCACATTTCAACACAACGTacattcactttttttgtttcatatttgcgAGTGCAAATGCTTTTCAGGattatattcatttcattcattcaataaatTAAGTCTAACCCTTTCTTGACCTTTTGTCACATTACGGCTAATAACATGTGAGTTTCTATAAAGAGAAAAGTCCCACCGGTGTCTTGCGTCTGGAGAGCTAGGGAAGTCCCTCACAGCTGCCATGCAGCGAGGCCTCGTCCTCGATTCCTCGGGCGTACAGACGCACCAGCTGCCCGTGGATCCTGAGGGGAGCACATTCAGGCAAATCAGTTTctctgtgttgccatggaaatggCGGCGCTGACGCCCAGCTGACCTGCACAGGATGTTGCTGAAGGGCAGGATCTCTCCGTCGCAGTTCCAGACAGAGGCGGACGCACTATTCCTGCAGCAGAGTCCACACAGGAATGGTGGCGAGGATTTGGACTCCGTCTGTGCTTCGGTTCGGTGCTGCTCCAAACGCTGCTGAGAACCGACGGCGTCGTCTTCATCCGCGACGTGAGCGACAGGTTCCGCCTCTGCGTCCTCAGGCTCCGAGATGAGAGTGAACCGAGCCGCCTTCACGCGGTGGACCTCCACAAACGGCAGGTCGAACTGAAGACCAGAGCGGTTGATCAGTTGAAGAACCAAAGGCTCAGGTCAGGGCTGGAGCTCCAGGGTGTCCTACCTGGTCCTGCGTGCTGGTGTGTCTGTAGAGGAACTTGAGGAAGCCCAATGGGTGAGTGTCCCACACCAGGATCAGGTCTCCTGTCCCGTCTGCCAGGTGAGCCGACGGAGACAGACCCAGAGGACTTTTGGGGCAGGAACTGGACATGCAGGTGAGGGACACGCACCTGAAGCGACCCTCcacactcacccactcacctgCAGAGAGCAGACATCTGGTGTTACAGCTGATGTGAGAACCAAACCACCATGCGGCTTTACCTTCTGGGTCGCTGCTACTGAGCTGGCTGAAGTTGGAGCTGTAGAGAGAGCTGCAGTCTGAGGAGCTTTGGAACAGCCTCTCGGTGCTCCTGGAGCACACGCTGCACCTGGAACACATGAGTGGTTCATCTCAGCGAGGCTGGTTCAGAGTCAGCTGGACAGCTTCGGGGGCCAAGACGCTGGACACGGTGGCTCAGCTTTCCTGTGGATCATGTTGCTCTCTGTGCCACCCGGACATGTGCAGCGGCTCGACACGTGAGATCACATGACTGACTCACCAGCAGAGCCGCCATATCTGGCTTTGAAACATGCTTACAGCTGAGATCACACAGGATCAGCGTGTAGCCAGGTGACCTCCACAGCTGTGGCTGAGTGGCTCTTACCCTGAGAGACAGCGAGTTTTGTCCCTTGGGCTGGAGAGCAGCGGGTCTGCTGGCAGGTACTGGACTACGCCCGCGTAGCTCCGGTTGCTCAGATACACCACTGTTCCTGTGCAAGAGGAGCCAGAGTCAGTTCCTGTTTCCTGTCACCTGAAGATCAGGGCGTGTGCGGGAGCACACTTGGAAAGTAAAGGCTGCTTCAGCAACTCTGTGTTTGAGGAACCGTATTGACATCCTGAGCTCATGTGGCTCTTTCTTCCGAAGACGAGTCTCAGACCTGAGTAGTCGTATCGGAGCGGTCCCATCCAGCGGTGCTTCTCGCTCTCAGCCAGGACGTCTCCGTAGAAGCCGTAGCCCACCAGGGAGACGGAGTACCGGACCAGGGCGGAGGCGTGATGCACCGAGCAGACGTCCAGAGGCTGGGAGTCTCCTGCAGCCGAGGGGCAGGCAGACATCACGAGTCAAGCTGCGTCGCTATTGAAGAACTCCACTGCCCTCGCTGCACTCACTCCCCTGCCAAGCACCGGTGGAGCTAGTTTCACTCATGTAACTCTGAATTAGCAACTCAGGGTTCAAGATAATGACATCATAATTACACTTCTCTGGTGCATATAAGAGCGTTACATCACGCATATATTAGCAGCTCTAATACCTACAGCTGACTTTATCTCCTCACTGAAGGTCGGACTTCGCAACTTTCAGCTCATAAATTATGCCGTTATCGTCCTCCACTCACCTATTATGATGTGTAACGCAGAGGTCACGGGGTCAACCACGCCCACTGTGGcgaaacacacacagtctgtgGATCCTGCAGATACAGAGGGGACAGGGTGAAAGTGCCGGCCACACAGAGGGGACAGGGTGAAGGTGCCGGCCACTCGGCGGCTGGGGACTGGGCGGCTACCTGCGGGGATGATGCCGATGTGAAGCGGGCACTGCTGTAAGGTCACGCTGGGGTCGTCCTCGCTCAGACCCGCCTCTTCCTGTGTTCGACCAATCAGGCCGTGCAGCAGCTCGCTGAACATGCCGTCGCCGCCGACACACACCACTCTGTCCAGAGCAAAATCAGTCACACACCAAAGCCGTGCCACATGACAGCGAGGGGAGGAGCCAACCCGTCGAAGCCGGTCAGGTCTTTCTTCAGGACGTGGTCCCGGGCCTGGTTCGCCCTGTCAGTCACTGAGCAGACGGAGAGATCAAGCATCCTCCCAGAAGAGCCTCAAGTGTCTTGTTTCTCACCGATTACGTGACAGGTGATACCGGCCAGCTCGAACAGCGGCGCCACCCGGCTGTGGTAGATCTCTCGGCCCTTCTGTCGCCCTCCAAACGGGTTGATAAATATCAGCAGCTTCTGCGGCCGGGAAGTTCCTGGAGGTGCCGTTAGTACGTGAACGGTAAGCGGATTAAAAGTCTCTCAATGTTTACGCAGAAAAAGTCAATATTGATCCGTCATTCAATGATTCCAGTCATTGGTGATCAGATGAATAAACGTGGTCATGTCATGACAAGACAACAGAGCAGGGAAATATTTTCAGCGATGAAAGAGAGTTGACTCTCAAACACGTCAATAAGGGCTTCACATGGGCTGAACAGCTTCTCAAGAGTCAACAGCGTCTGTACCATGGGTCCTCAGAGAACTTCGGATGTGTTTTATCCACTGGTCCCGGAGAACCCGACTGGGGCAGCTGAACTGGATCCGTCCCAATCGCCATAACAACCCAGAGGagcctccactgctgctgcgCTTCACGTAAAACACTGCAGAGACAGGTGGAGCACATAGAATTATACACCCAGTCCAGTCGCTCTCCTCACGTCCGAACCATCTGTCCTGCCTCACTTTCTCCCCACAGGAGCCCAGACTCTCTAAACCGTCCAGGGTCACATCATGAACTGGCCACGGAGTCAAGAGACAGAAGGAAATATCTCAGATGGATGTACTTGAGAAGCTTCCACTCACTCCTCACCTGTGAAGTCTGTGTCCGACTCCTCCACAGTCTTGCGGGGCAGCACCTCCACTCGTCCCTCCTCCACCCCCACCACCTCTTGGACGGGCACAGAAGCTGCCATGACAAACAGGGCTGGGGAAGGGCAGGGCTGCTTTGCATGTTCGCTTTGACAAGACACGCCACGAAAGCACAATGGAGATTAGTGAGCGACGACAGGAGATTCAAGTGCAGGCGCCTTGGATTAACTGAACGCAGCTACAACTCTGGATTCACTGTTCCGTTCTCCCACGTTGGAGGAACTCAGGTTTCCTGTCCAGCTTGTTGGTCCGGTGTCAAACTGACGGATTCACGATGACGTaatgaaatgtggaaaaaaaactttatgaCAGGGAAACAACATGATTGATAAACCGAATGATTTGGAGATGTGGGTCGTAAAAATCAACCTGGTACCAGTTTATGTCTCTATCACTGTTGAGTGACATAATGAGATTCAAATCTGATATCAGTTATTGTTTATCACTATAATTTTGTATTAACAAACAACAATATTTATCGACAAACAAGtctattttatatatttcataattttctgtgatgaaaaataatattagattaaaaacagtacaaatAAGTTCAAATTC
This portion of the Synchiropus splendidus isolate RoL2022-P1 chromosome 18, RoL_Sspl_1.0, whole genome shotgun sequence genome encodes:
- the LOC128749280 gene encoding glucose-6-phosphate 1-dehydrogenase-like; amino-acid sequence: MEAASRSEVFGQLRRELYGEHGSDRSNVFIILGASGDLARKKIYPTLWLLFRDGLLPDHTYFVGFARSKLSVEDILQACGPHMKVSDQDQESLSAFTGRNSYLSGSYDDGQSFQRLHQHLSSLPGGESSNRLFYLALPPTVYHSVCTNIRAHCISSGGWNRVIVEKPFGRDLQSSQELSVHLSSLFAEDQIYRIDHYLGKEMVQNLMVLRFGNRIFGPTWNRTSVASVVLTFKEPFGTQGRGGYFDDFGIIRDVMQNHLLQMLCLVAMEKPASTSPDDVRDEKVKVLKRVSPLALSDVVLGQYVGDPAGEGHSQQGYLDDPTVPPDSCTPTFATAVLYVQNERWDGVPFILRCGKALNERKAEVRLQFTDVPGDIFGDRCQRNELVVRVQPDEAIYLKMMTKRPGVYFCPEETELDLTYRSRYKNLTLPDAYERLILDVFCGNQMHFVRSDELREAWRIFTPLLHQMEAERTRPIPYTYGSRGPPEADELLKRVGFRYEGKYKWVKPHSA
- the zgc:158263 gene encoding ceramide kinase family protein isoform X1, with product METERLESSLWVGSKRYRAVLTEWHLKWTEVDKKNRDKKTTLFVMAASVPVQEVVGVEEGRVEVLPRKTVEESDTDFTVFYVKRSSSGGSSGLLWRLGRIQFSCPSRVLRDQWIKHIRSSLRTHGTSRPQKLLIFINPFGGRQKGREIYHSRVAPLFELAGITCHVIVTDRANQARDHVLKKDLTGFDGVVCVGGDGMFSELLHGLIGRTQEEAGLSEDDPSVTLQQCPLHIGIIPAGSTDCVCFATVGVVDPVTSALHIIIGDSQPLDVCSVHHASALVRYSVSLVGYGFYGDVLAESEKHRWMGPLRYDYSGTVVYLSNRSYAGVVQYLPADPLLSSPRDKTRCLSGCSVCSRSTERLFQSSSDCSSLYSSNFSQLSSSDPEGEWVSVEGRFRCVSLTCMSSSCPKSPLGLSPSAHLADGTGDLILVWDTHPLGFLKFLYRHTSTQDQFDLPFVEVHRVKAARFTLISEPEDAEAEPVAHVADEDDAVGSQQRLEQHRTEAQTESKSSPPFLCGLCCRNSASASVWNCDGEILPFSNILCRIHGQLVRLYARGIEDEASLHGSCEGLP
- the zgc:158263 gene encoding ceramide kinase family protein isoform X2 — protein: METERLESSLWVGSKRYRAVLTEWHLKWTEVDKKNRDKKTTLFVMAASVPVQEVVGVEEGRVEVLPRKTVEESDTDFTVFYVKRSSSGGSSGLLWRLGRIQFSCPSRVLRDQWIKHIRSSLRTHGTSRPQKLLIFINPFGGRQKGREIYHSRVAPLFELAGITCHVIVTDRANQARDHVLKKDLTGFDGVVCVGGDGMFSELLHGLIGRTQEEAGLSEDDPSVTLQQCPLHIGIIPAGSTDCVCFATVGVVDPVTSALHIIIGDSQPLDVCSVHHASALVRYSVSLVGYGFYGDVLAESEKHRWMGPLRYDYSVVYLSNRSYAGVVQYLPADPLLSSPRDKTRCLSGCSVCSRSTERLFQSSSDCSSLYSSNFSQLSSSDPEGEWVSVEGRFRCVSLTCMSSSCPKSPLGLSPSAHLADGTGDLILVWDTHPLGFLKFLYRHTSTQDQFDLPFVEVHRVKAARFTLISEPEDAEAEPVAHVADEDDAVGSQQRLEQHRTEAQTESKSSPPFLCGLCCRNSASASVWNCDGEILPFSNILCRIHGQLVRLYARGIEDEASLHGSCEGLP
- the zgc:158263 gene encoding ceramide kinase family protein isoform X3, whose amino-acid sequence is METERLESSLWVGSKRYRAVLTEWHLKWTEVDKKNRDKKTTSVPVQEVVGVEEGRVEVLPRKTVEESDTDFTVFYVKRSSSGGSSGLLWRLGRIQFSCPSRVLRDQWIKHIRSSLRTHGTSRPQKLLIFINPFGGRQKGREIYHSRVAPLFELAGITCHVIVTDRANQARDHVLKKDLTGFDGVVCVGGDGMFSELLHGLIGRTQEEAGLSEDDPSVTLQQCPLHIGIIPAGSTDCVCFATVGVVDPVTSALHIIIGDSQPLDVCSVHHASALVRYSVSLVGYGFYGDVLAESEKHRWMGPLRYDYSGTVVYLSNRSYAGVVQYLPADPLLSSPRDKTRCLSGCSVCSRSTERLFQSSSDCSSLYSSNFSQLSSSDPEGEWVSVEGRFRCVSLTCMSSSCPKSPLGLSPSAHLADGTGDLILVWDTHPLGFLKFLYRHTSTQDQFDLPFVEVHRVKAARFTLISEPEDAEAEPVAHVADEDDAVGSQQRLEQHRTEAQTESKSSPPFLCGLCCRNSASASVWNCDGEILPFSNILCRIHGQLVRLYARGIEDEASLHGSCEGLP
- the zgc:158263 gene encoding ceramide kinase family protein isoform X4; the protein is MDRGGQEEPRQEDHEHAKQPCPSPALFVMAASVPVQEVVGVEEGRVEVLPRKTVEESDTDFTVFYVKRSSSGGSSGLLWRLGRIQFSCPSRVLRDQWIKHIRSSLRTHGTSRPQKLLIFINPFGGRQKGREIYHSRVAPLFELAGITCHVIVTDRANQARDHVLKKDLTGFDGVVCVGGDGMFSELLHGLIGRTQEEAGLSEDDPSVTLQQCPLHIGIIPAGSTDCVCFATVGVVDPVTSALHIIIGDSQPLDVCSVHHASALVRYSVSLVGYGFYGDVLAESEKHRWMGPLRYDYSGTVVYLSNRSYAGVVQYLPADPLLSSPRDKTRCLSGCSVCSRSTERLFQSSSDCSSLYSSNFSQLSSSDPEGEWVSVEGRFRCVSLTCMSSSCPKSPLGLSPSAHLADGTGDLILVWDTHPLGFLKFLYRHTSTQDQFDLPFVEVHRVKAARFTLISEPEDAEAEPVAHVADEDDAVGSQQRLEQHRTEAQTESKSSPPFLCGLCCRNSASASVWNCDGEILPFSNILCRIHGQLVRLYARGIEDEASLHGSCEGLP